The following coding sequences lie in one Apium graveolens cultivar Ventura chromosome 1, ASM990537v1, whole genome shotgun sequence genomic window:
- the LOC141712701 gene encoding uncharacterized protein LOC141712701 produces MLYWSLWYRRNRWIWDHANGTVFGVKNTASCLLQEWTEAQAREESRRIRGETGDRVWSLPLNGWLKINVDAAVFMNGSIGVAAVIRDDRGGFVAAHALRIPGAWKPREAEAIAMKEALSWVTTRGYKQCVFETDSYVLADACNGSTGRSLFDTIVTNCIELSKHISPVLFSFAYRSANNVAHVLAQATCSMSDVGECYVITPKYGAAPSDVSRLNPSYGCGVAIVDVCKTIPEGGLSSAAPPV; encoded by the exons ATGCTATACTGGAGTCTATGGTATAGGAGAAACAGATGGATTTGGGATCATGCAAATGGGACTGTATTTGGTGTTAAAAATACGGCTAGTTGTTTATTGCAAGAGTGGACAGAAGCACAAGCGAGGGAAGAAAGCAGGCGAATTAGAGGAGAAACTGGGGATCGTGTTTGGTCTTTACCTTTGAATGGCTGGTTAAAAATTAATGTGGATGCAGCAGTATTTATGAATGGAAGTATTGGAGTTGCAGCTGTGATCCGGGATGATCGAGGAGGTTTTGTTGCAGCTCATGCTTTGAGGATACCAGGTGCTTGGAAACCCCGTGAGGCTGAGGCGATTGCAATGAAAGAAGCTCTCTCGTGGGTCACGACACGAGGTTATAAACAGTGTGTGTTCGAAACAGATTCGTATGTTTTGGCTGATGCATGCAATGGAAGCACAGGGAGATCATTGTTTGATACTATTGTGACAAATTGTATTGAGTTAAGTAAGCACATAAGTCCAGTGCTATTTAGTTTTGCTTATCGATCTGCGAATAATGTAGCTCATGTGCTCGCACAAGCTACTTGTTCTATGTCAGACGTAGGGGAGTG CTATGTGATAACTCCGAAGTACGGGGCTGCTCCTTCCGATGTGTCGCGCCTGAACCCTTCTTACGGTTGTGGTGTAGCTATTGTGGATGTCTGCAAAACAATACCGGAGGGGGGTTTGAGCtccgcggcgcctccggtgtga